GCGCGGCACCGGCGCACCCGACCCGCGCCAGAACCGGCGCAGCGGCTTGACCAGCAGGAACGCGGCCAGGATCGCGAGCGGCAGCGCGGGGGCGAGCCGCGGCTGACCGGCCCAGCGCGCGGCCACGTACCCGATGATCTCCAGGGAGTAGCCGATCGCGGCGCCGCCTGCCACGTCCGACGGGAGCGCGCCGGGACCGCGGCGCAGCGCCCGCCAGACCAGCGTGCCGGGGAGCAGCACGGCCAGCAGCAGGTACCCGGCGAACGCGGCGATGTCCCGGGCGCTCACGCCGTACCAGTGCAGGACCATGATCGTGATGACGGCCGTGAGCCCGGCGGGCAGGAAACGGGCCACGAAACCGGCGCCACGGGCGAACCGGCCGGGCACCGTCGGCGGCGTGACCGGCCCGGCCGGCTCCGCGCGGGTGAGCGTGGCGGTCACCGGAACGACCAGCCACGATGCAGCTGATACGTGATCACCGGTGCGATCACGATGATCAGTGCCTGGGCCGGCAGCACCGGCAGGCCGGCCGACTCGACCAGCAGCGGCAACCCGGCCAGCGTGCAGGCCAGGCTGCCCAGCGAGACCAGGTAGAACCGGACCAGGCCGGCCACCCAGGAGCCGGTCCCGCCGAAGATCCGCCGGTAGATCGGGTAGGTGAGCACCGCGGTCGCCGCGTTCGCGAGCACGGCCAGCAGCAGATAACCGCTCTGGAAGATCAGCCAGCCGCCGGAGAAGAGCCCGTAGTAGACGCCCGCGCCCAATCCCCCGGCGAGAACGTAGTGAGCGCGTCGGTCGTTGAGCAAAGGGCGGAGCGATCGCCTCCGCCGGCCGGTCGCGTGCGCGGTGCAAGTCACGCGTGTTCAACGATCCACCGGGGAAGTCGGTGGCCAGGTGGGAAGGTGCGGATGCGGATCTCGGTCGTCGTGCCCTGCTACCGCTCGGCGGACACGCTCCCGGCCCTGGTGTCGCAGCTCGGCGACGTGCTGGACGGTCACGAGGTGGTGCTCGTGGTCGACGACGACGGCGGCATCGAGACGTGGGCGACCGCGGCCGCGCTGGCCGTGGCACGCCCGGAGGTGCGCGCGATCCGGCTGGCCCGCAACGTCGGACAGCACGCCGCGCTGCTGGCCGGCCTGCGCGCGGCCCGGCACGAGGTGATCGTGACCATGGACGACGACCTGCAGCACCCGCCGGCGGAGATCCCGGCCCTGCTGGCCGCGCTCACCGACGACGTCGACCTGGTCTACGCGCTGCCCGAGGCCGAGGAGCACGGCCTGCTGCGCAACACCGCGTCCCGCCTGGTCAAGGCCGGGCTGGCCGGCGCCATGGGGGTACGCAACGCGCGTCTGGTCGGCGCGTTCCGGGCGTTCCGCGCGTTCCTGGTGCGGGGCCTGGACGGCGTGCACGGCCCCGGTACCGCGATCGACGTGGGCCTGTCCTGGGGCACCACCCGGGTGACCGGCGTCCGGGTCCGGCTCGCGCCCCGCACGGCCGGCCGGTCCGGATACACGCTCGGCCGGCTGCTCCGGCACGCCGCGGACATGACGTTCGGCTACTCCACCGCGCCGCTGCGCCTGGTGACGTACGCCGGTTTCCTGGTCGGGCTGGGCGGCTTCGCCCTGGTCGCGCGGCTGATCTGGGCGTACGCGAGCGGCGAGACGCGGATCGCCGGCTTCACCACGATCGCGTCGATGGTCGCGTTCTCCTCGTCGGCCGTGATGATCGCGGTCGGCGTCCTCGGCGAGTACATCGGCCGCATCCACACCACCGGCAGCGGCCGGCCCGGTTACGTGATCCGTGAACAGGTGGAGGGCCCGGTCCATGCTTCGTCCCGCTGAACCGCACGACCTCGAGCCGGTACGCCGCTGGCGTAACCACCCCGAGGTCCGCGCCCAGTTCCTGTTCCGCGACGTGATCACCCCGGAGGGCCATCGTGCCTGGTGGTCCCGCGTCGCCGCGGACCCGACGCGGCGCGTGCTGATCTTCGAGCACGAGGGGGCACCGGCCGGGGCGGTCACGTTCCAGGACCACGACCCGGTCGCGGGCACCGCCGAATGGGGCTTCTTCCTCGACATCGACGGCCTGCGCCCCCGCAACGCGCTGTTCGGGGCCTGGATCGGCCTCGAACAGGCCGCCATCCGCTACGCCCTCGACGACCTGCGCCTCACCGTCCTCGGCGCCCGCACCCTCGCCACCAACAAACCGGTGCTCGCGCTCCACCGCCGCAACGGCTTCGTCGAGGTCCCGTCCCGGCACTACACCACCGACATCGACGGCACCCCCACCCCCGTCCTCTGGCTCGAACTGCGCTCCTGACCACCGCCGAAGAAACACCCGCTCGACCACCCACGGAGGCGGCCGACATCGCACGTCGGACCCGGCCTCCCAGGAAGCCGAAGGCGCTCCGCGCCCGATATTCCCTTTGCGCCTGGTTACCCCCGCAGAACAGCAGGTGCCCGGATATCGCACTTCGGTCCTGATCACTTGCGGAGCAATGGGCGCTCCTGCGCCTGGCCACCCGCGGAACAGAAGGCGCGCTCGATATTCCCTCTACGCCCTAGCCGGCGCGGAACGGAAGGCGCCCGTGCTCGATATTGCACTTCGACTCCGATCACCTGCGGAACAGGAGGCGGCGATCAGTGCCCGATCTTGCACTTCGGGCTGATGGCCTGTGGAGCAGAGGCGGATCCACGCCCGATATTTCGCTTTTCACACCCAGCCGACGCCACCCATGCGCCGCGAGGCCATGCACGCTCAACGAAACGATCATTGACCGATACGAAAGTGAGGCGAAATCGCCAAGATGACCTCACTTTCGTATCGGTCAATGATCGCTCAACCCTCCGGCGACTCCGCGCTGCAATACGCACAGAGGGGAGGAAGATCTCAAGGTGATGTGAAATTCATGCCTTTTCGGGCGCGCGCGACCCACAAGGCGACGAGGCCACCACGAGGCAGGCCCGAACTCCAGGCAAGCTCCGCTCGGCGCACCCAACTGCCGCACCCCATCCGACAATCCGTGACAAAAGATGCGTTCGAACCAGCGCGAGTGACCGGGCCGCGCCTGGCCGTAGCACGACTGGCCGCAGCACGACTGGCCGCAGCGCGACTGGCCGCGCTCCGCCCGACGGACTGCGCTCAGCGGGCACAAGCCAGCGGCATCACCCTGCGAGCGAAGACGAGTGCGCGCTTCGCTGCGGGCACCGCCCAGCGGGCACCGACCAGCGGGCACCGACCAGCGGGCACCGACCGCGGGGACTCGCGGGCCAGCGGGCCTAGGCCGCCCTCCGGGCGAGCTCAGCTCGGCGCACCGCGCTGGCAGGCTCCGCCCGACGGACTGGGTCCAGCGCACACCAATCAGCGGACGCAAGCCGCCTTCCGGGCAAGCTCAGTGCGGCGCGCCGCACTGCCGGCTCCGCCCGGCGGACTATGCCCAGAGCACACCGCTCAGCGCACCGCCCAGCCGGCGCAAGCCAGCCGGCGCAAGCCAGCCGGCGCAAGCCAGCCGGCGCAAGCCAGCCGGCGCAAGCCGCTCTCCGGGCAAACTCGGCGCGCCGCGTTGCCGGGATGCGGTTGTCCGTGGCCGGCGGCCGGGCCGGCTGGACCCGGCTGGCGCTGAATACACAGGCGCAGGCCAGCAGGCGCAGGCCAGCAGGCGCAGGCCAGCAGGCGCAGCTGGGTAGTGCTTCGGTGTTAGGTACTGCCGGGTGGGCGGAGGCGGCTTTTGCGGATGTGGAGGGGTGCTGGGGCCGTTCGGCGGTGTGGGGTGGTGTGGGGCTCGGGATGCGGGACGTGCAGGGAGGAGCGCCAGCGACGACCGGTGCCCGCGGGAGCACGCCCGGAGCGACCACGCCGGAAGTGGGAAGAATGCTTTCCCGGTCTTGATCTTCGATGCCGCTGGGAAGCGGGGAAGCGTGGGATTGTCTAGCGGGCCGGGCGGTACGTGGTGACCGCGTCGATGACCTGGTCGAGTTCGGTGGCGGTCATGCCGGCGAAGAGCGGGAGGCGGACCAGGCGGTCGGCGATGTCGTCGGTGACCGGGCAGCCGGCGGGGGTGGTGCGGCCGTAGCGACGGCCGGCCGGGGCCGCGTGCAGCGGCTGGTAGTGGAAGGTGGCCTGGATGCCGCGGTGGCCGAGGTGGCGGATGAACTCCTGGCGGTCGGCGAGGTCGTGCATCAGCAGCTGGTACAGGTGGGCGGGGTGTTCGCAGCCGACCGGGACGACCGGCCGCTGGACGCCGGCGGACGCGGCCCACGTGGCCAGCCGGGTGTCGTAGGCGGACCAGACCGCGTGGCGGCGGCGCTGGATGTCGTCGAACGCCTCCAGCTGGGCGGTGAGGAACGCGGCGAGCAGGTCCGCGGGCAGGTAGGACGAGCCGACGTCGACCCAGCGGTACTTGTCGACCATGCCGCGGAAGAACTGGCTGCGGTTCGTGCCCTTCTCCCGGATGATCTCGGCGCGGGAGAACCAGCTCAGGTCGTTGAAGATCAGCGCGCCGCCCTCGCCGCACTGCACGTTCTTGGTGGCGTGGAAGCTCTGCGTGGCCAGCGCGCCGAACGAGCCGAGCGGCCGCCCGAGGTAGCTTCCGCCGAGCCCGTGCGCGTTGTCCTCGATCACCGGCAGTCCGTGCCGGGCGGCGGTCTCCAGGATCGAGGTCATCTCGCAGGCCACGCCGCCGTAGTGGACGACCACGATCGCGCGGGTACGGGACGTGACCGCGTCGTCGACGAGCCGCTCGTCGAGGTTGAGCGTGTCCGGCCGGCAGTCGACGAAGACCGGGACGGCGCCGCGCAGCGCGAACGCGTTCGCGGTGGAGACGAACGTGAACGACGGCATGATCACTTCGTCGCCGGGCCGGAGGTCGAGCAGGATCGCGGCCATCTCCAGCGCGTGCGTGCAGGAGGTGGCGAGCAGTGCCTCCGGCGCGTCGACGAGGCGGGTCAGCAGGCCGGTGGCGCGCGCGGTGAACGGTCCGTCACCGGAGAGCGCGCCGAGCCCGATCGCCTCGCCGACGTACTCCCGTTCCAGCCCGCACAGGTAGGGCCGGTTGAACGGAATTCCGGTCAAAGTGGTCGTCGTCGCGGTCACCAGACCGACACTAGTACCCGCTTTTCCCGGAATGTCCGTTCTAAACCAATAACAACCCGTCAGTGTGCGTGGACGCGCGGCCCGGACCCGTTCAGCGGGGTCAGCGGCAGCAGCTTCTTACCGGTCGGGCCGATCTGGATCTCGGTGTCCATCGAGGGGCACACGCCGCAGTCGAAGCACGGCGTCCAGCGGCAGTCGTCCTGCTCGAACTCGCTCAGCGAGTCCTGCCAGTCCTGCCACAGCCACTCCTTGTCCAGGCCGGAGTCCAGGTGGTCCCAGGGCAGCACCTCGTCCTCGAAGCGCTCCCGGACCGTGAACCAGTCCAGGTCGACGCCGAACGCCGGCAGCGTCTCCCCGGCCGACTCCACCCAGCGCTGGAAGGAGAAGTGCTCGTTCCAGCCGTCGAACCGGCCGCCCTTCTCCCAGACCCGCCGGATCACCGCGCCGACCCGCCGGTCGCCGCGCGACAGCAGGCCCTCGATCAGCGACGGCTCGCCGTCGTGGTAGCGGTAGCCGATCGCCCGGCCCAGCGACCGGTCACTGTTGATCGCCTGCTTGAGCAGCCGGAGCCGGTTGTCGATCACCTCGGGCCGGTCCATCTTCGCCCACTGGAACGGCGTGTGCGGCTTCGGCACGAACCCGCCGATGCTCACGGTACAGCGGATGTCCTTGGACCCGGTCGCGGCGCGGCCCGCCTT
This genomic window from Catenuloplanes niger contains:
- a CDS encoding glycosyltransferase, producing MRISVVVPCYRSADTLPALVSQLGDVLDGHEVVLVVDDDGGIETWATAAALAVARPEVRAIRLARNVGQHAALLAGLRAARHEVIVTMDDDLQHPPAEIPALLAALTDDVDLVYALPEAEEHGLLRNTASRLVKAGLAGAMGVRNARLVGAFRAFRAFLVRGLDGVHGPGTAIDVGLSWGTTRVTGVRVRLAPRTAGRSGYTLGRLLRHAADMTFGYSTAPLRLVTYAGFLVGLGGFALVARLIWAYASGETRIAGFTTIASMVAFSSSAVMIAVGVLGEYIGRIHTTGSGRPGYVIREQVEGPVHASSR
- a CDS encoding GNAT family N-acetyltransferase translates to MLRPAEPHDLEPVRRWRNHPEVRAQFLFRDVITPEGHRAWWSRVAADPTRRVLIFEHEGAPAGAVTFQDHDPVAGTAEWGFFLDIDGLRPRNALFGAWIGLEQAAIRYALDDLRLTVLGARTLATNKPVLALHRRNGFVEVPSRHYTTDIDGTPTPVLWLELRS
- a CDS encoding GtrA family protein yields the protein MTCTAHATGRRRRSLRPLLNDRRAHYVLAGGLGAGVYYGLFSGGWLIFQSGYLLLAVLANAATAVLTYPIYRRIFGGTGSWVAGLVRFYLVSLGSLACTLAGLPLLVESAGLPVLPAQALIIVIAPVITYQLHRGWSFR
- the rffA gene encoding dTDP-4-amino-4,6-dideoxygalactose transaminase; translated protein: MTATTTTLTGIPFNRPYLCGLEREYVGEAIGLGALSGDGPFTARATGLLTRLVDAPEALLATSCTHALEMAAILLDLRPGDEVIMPSFTFVSTANAFALRGAVPVFVDCRPDTLNLDERLVDDAVTSRTRAIVVVHYGGVACEMTSILETAARHGLPVIEDNAHGLGGSYLGRPLGSFGALATQSFHATKNVQCGEGGALIFNDLSWFSRAEIIREKGTNRSQFFRGMVDKYRWVDVGSSYLPADLLAAFLTAQLEAFDDIQRRRHAVWSAYDTRLATWAASAGVQRPVVPVGCEHPAHLYQLLMHDLADRQEFIRHLGHRGIQATFHYQPLHAAPAGRRYGRTTPAGCPVTDDIADRLVRLPLFAGMTATELDQVIDAVTTYRPAR